In a genomic window of Chitinophagaceae bacterium:
- the speB gene encoding agmatinase → MNRKTFIRNSSLLSIGAILPKTETLSNNPFADIKVILIGIPYDSNSSFLRGPSYAPHRIRLMDKDGSANSYAELGFPVFENETYIDKGDLVFPTTDPKKDFIIIRDAIAMQIKTHKVLSLGGDHSITYPIVKAYSEKYPNLHILHIDAHPDLYDNFDDNPYSHASPFARIMENKLCLSLTQVGIRTLNPPQRVQVKRFGVKQIEMKDFSYDFIKDLKGPLYISLDLDSLDPAFAPGVSHHEPGGLSVREVLNILQKIPASVEMVGADIVEYNPTRDHQNMTAMVAYKCMKEFVALLNR, encoded by the coding sequence ATGAATCGTAAAACTTTTATCCGTAACTCTTCTTTACTTTCAATTGGTGCAATTTTACCAAAAACAGAAACCTTATCCAATAATCCTTTTGCTGACATAAAAGTAATCCTAATCGGAATACCTTATGACTCAAATTCATCATTCCTACGCGGACCTTCTTATGCACCACATAGAATTCGGCTAATGGATAAAGATGGTTCAGCAAATAGTTATGCGGAATTAGGTTTTCCAGTTTTTGAGAATGAAACTTATATTGATAAAGGCGACTTGGTATTCCCAACTACTGACCCCAAAAAAGATTTTATAATTATTCGAGATGCTATTGCCATGCAAATTAAAACACATAAAGTTTTAAGTTTAGGCGGCGACCATTCTATAACTTATCCTATCGTAAAAGCATATTCAGAGAAATATCCAAATCTTCATATTTTGCATATTGATGCACACCCAGATTTATATGACAATTTTGACGATAATCCATATTCTCATGCTTCACCATTCGCCCGAATAATGGAAAATAAATTATGCCTATCTCTAACACAAGTGGGCATCAGAACTTTAAATCCACCACAACGTGTGCAAGTCAAGCGTTTTGGAGTGAAACAAATTGAAATGAAAGATTTCTCTTATGATTTTATCAAAGATTTGAAAGGACCACTTTACATTTCCTTAGACCTCGATTCGCTTGACCCTGCCTTTGCACCAGGTGTTTCTCACCACGAACCAGGCGGACTTTCAGTTAGAGAGGTTTTAAATATTTTACAAAAAATACCTGCATCTGTAGAAATGGTTGGAGCTGACATTGTTGAGTATAATCCGACAAGAGACCACCAAAATATGACTGCAATGGTAGCCTATAAATGTATGAAAGAGTTTGTAGCGTTACTCAACAGATAA